In Streptomyces sp. P3, one DNA window encodes the following:
- a CDS encoding DUF3492 domain-containing protein, translated as MRIGLLTEGGYPYVSGDAGLWCDRLVRGLEHHQFEVYALSRSAAQEDAGWVALPPQVSRVRTAPLWTAQDDGVVHGRRARRRFAEFYGELAAALCEGDPPEATARSQAGPTPKADRFATALYGLAELARDEGGLVGALRSEGAVRALERACRAPGALRPAREARVTDLLAVAAHLESALRPLSLDWYDDQGDEGGRGLGAVDVCHAASGGAAALPGLLARHFFDVPLLVTEYGVRLRTHYLSSGNGTSPVGPGSAPSVVPAPLVPAPAVRGLLAAFHGRLAAEVYRQAACVTPGNAHARRWQERCGADRAKLRTVYPGMETSRFAVGDSPDTADPHTLVWVGRVEPAKDLVSLLHAFAEVRKEEPRTRLRIIGAASGEEGRAYLGHCRMLAAQLFPDEADGPHAVGDNPVSFEEIGGPESATLAEAYAAGAVVVLSSVVEGFPVGLVEAMLCGRATVSTDVGAVVEVIGGTGLVVPPRNPRALAEACVALLRDPERRARLGAAARARALELFTVEQNVTAFHGIYLELVSQAPMRRFLFDDDGEPRPFAVPPEECLPGLWTGPGTPVTARPGPAWATDPQARDASPVAATEGAR; from the coding sequence GTGCGCATCGGACTGCTGACGGAGGGTGGCTATCCGTATGTGAGCGGTGACGCCGGACTCTGGTGCGACCGGCTCGTGCGCGGGCTCGAGCACCACCAGTTCGAGGTGTACGCGCTCAGTCGGAGCGCAGCCCAGGAGGACGCCGGCTGGGTCGCGCTGCCGCCGCAGGTCAGCCGGGTGCGCACCGCGCCGCTGTGGACGGCACAGGACGACGGGGTGGTCCACGGCCGCCGGGCGCGCCGGCGCTTCGCCGAGTTCTACGGGGAGTTGGCGGCAGCCCTGTGCGAGGGAGACCCTCCGGAGGCGACCGCCCGCTCGCAGGCCGGTCCCACCCCGAAGGCGGACCGTTTCGCCACCGCGCTCTACGGCCTCGCCGAACTCGCCCGCGACGAGGGCGGTCTGGTGGGAGCACTCCGTTCGGAGGGCGCCGTGCGCGCCCTGGAGCGGGCCTGCCGCGCGCCCGGCGCGCTGCGCCCCGCGCGCGAGGCGCGCGTAACCGATCTGCTCGCCGTGGCCGCACACCTCGAAAGCGCCCTGCGCCCCCTGTCGCTCGACTGGTACGACGACCAGGGCGACGAGGGGGGCCGGGGCCTCGGCGCGGTCGACGTCTGCCACGCCGCGTCCGGCGGCGCGGCCGCCCTGCCCGGACTCCTCGCACGCCACTTCTTCGACGTGCCGCTCCTGGTCACCGAGTACGGGGTGAGACTGCGCACGCACTACCTGAGCTCGGGAAACGGCACCTCACCCGTGGGTCCCGGGAGCGCGCCGTCCGTCGTGCCCGCTCCCCTCGTGCCCGCTCCCGCCGTGCGCGGCCTGCTCGCCGCATTCCACGGCCGGCTCGCGGCCGAGGTCTACCGGCAGGCCGCGTGCGTCACGCCCGGCAACGCGCACGCCCGCCGCTGGCAGGAGCGGTGCGGCGCCGACCGCGCCAAACTGCGCACCGTCTACCCGGGCATGGAGACGTCCCGCTTCGCCGTGGGCGACTCCCCGGACACCGCCGACCCGCACACGCTGGTCTGGGTCGGCCGGGTGGAACCGGCGAAGGACCTGGTGTCCCTGCTGCACGCCTTCGCGGAGGTCCGCAAGGAGGAGCCCCGCACCCGACTGCGGATCATCGGCGCGGCGTCCGGCGAGGAGGGCCGGGCCTACCTCGGCCACTGCCGGATGCTGGCCGCCCAGCTCTTCCCCGACGAGGCGGACGGACCGCACGCCGTCGGCGACAACCCGGTCTCCTTCGAGGAGATCGGTGGCCCGGAGTCGGCCACCCTCGCCGAGGCGTACGCGGCCGGGGCGGTCGTCGTCCTGTCCAGCGTCGTCGAGGGCTTCCCGGTCGGCCTGGTCGAGGCGATGCTCTGCGGACGGGCGACCGTGTCGACCGACGTCGGCGCGGTGGTCGAGGTCATCGGAGGCACCGGGCTGGTCGTCCCGCCGCGCAATCCGCGGGCGCTCGCGGAGGCCTGCGTCGCGCTGCTGCGCGACCCCGAACGCCGTGCGCGCCTGGGTGCGGCGGCCCGCGCCCGCGCCCTTGAACTGTTCACGGTCGAGCAGAACGTCACGGCGTTCCACGGCATCTACCTCGAACTCGTCTCCCAGGCGCCGATGCGCCGGTTCCTCTTCGACGACGACGGCGAACCCCGACCGTTCGCCGTCCCGCCCGAGGAGTGTCTGCCCGGCCTGTGGACCGGCCCGGGCACGCCGGTCACCGCCCGGCCGGGGCCGGCCTGGGCGACGGATCCGCAGGCCCGGGACGCCTCGCCGGTCGCCGCGACGGAGGGAGCACGATGA
- a CDS encoding NAD(P)-dependent oxidoreductase, translating to MRVLLIGANGYLGRFVADRLLADPAVQLTALGRGDDADVRFDLASGSPGALTRFLDAVHPQVVVNCAGATRGGARELTRHNTVAVATVCEALRRSGCGARLVQVGCGAEYGPSQPGSSTAEDAVPRPGGPYGVSKLAATELVLGSGLDAVVLRVFSPAGPGTPAGSPLGRLAEAMRRAMQSGDGELKLGGLGTQRDFVDVRDVARAVHAASLSAAQGVINIGSGRAVRLRDAAAILARVAGYGGALHELDGPPGGLLRPAIGHPRLETDHGGPVAYPYPDGCGSWQQADVRTARDRLGWRPRINLEESLADIWMEAACRI from the coding sequence ATGAGGGTGCTGCTGATCGGAGCCAACGGCTACCTCGGCCGTTTCGTCGCCGACCGTCTGCTGGCCGACCCCGCCGTCCAGCTCACCGCGCTCGGCCGGGGCGACGACGCGGACGTCCGTTTCGACCTCGCGTCCGGCAGCCCAGGCGCGCTCACCCGCTTCCTCGACGCGGTCCACCCCCAGGTCGTCGTCAACTGTGCGGGCGCCACCCGCGGCGGCGCCCGCGAGCTGACCCGGCACAACACCGTCGCCGTCGCCACCGTCTGCGAGGCCCTGCGCCGCAGCGGCTGCGGTGCCCGACTGGTCCAGGTCGGCTGCGGCGCCGAGTACGGCCCGAGCCAGCCCGGATCCTCCACGGCCGAGGACGCCGTGCCCCGGCCGGGCGGTCCGTACGGCGTCAGCAAACTGGCCGCCACCGAACTCGTCCTCGGCTCCGGACTCGACGCCGTCGTGCTCCGGGTGTTCTCGCCCGCGGGCCCGGGCACGCCCGCCGGCTCCCCGCTGGGCCGCCTCGCCGAGGCCATGCGCCGCGCCATGCAGTCCGGCGACGGCGAGCTCAAGCTCGGCGGTCTCGGCACGCAGCGGGACTTCGTCGACGTCCGTGACGTGGCCCGAGCCGTGCACGCCGCCTCTCTCTCCGCCGCGCAGGGCGTCATCAACATCGGCTCCGGTCGCGCCGTCCGGCTGCGCGACGCCGCGGCGATCCTCGCGCGCGTGGCCGGATACGGCGGCGCCCTCCACGAACTCGACGGCCCGCCCGGCGGCCTCCTGAGGCCCGCCATCGGCCACCCCCGCCTGGAGACCGACCACGGCGGCCCGGTCGCGTACCCGTACCCGGACGGCTGCGGCAGCTGGCAGCAGGCCGACGTGCGCACCGCCCGCGACCGGCTCGGCTGGCGCCCCCGGATCAACCTCGAGGAATCCCTCGCCGACATCTGGATGGAGGCGGCATGTCGTATCTGA
- a CDS encoding DUF3152 domain-containing protein — translation MGRHSRRGPAPKRAGDGAPRGASQGAPQGSPAGPAQGEVRGGRTQAPAPPLSPDGTPAHGVPRFADGTPARGFPQARGGHPEQRETGGGWGDLRARQPGTGQPVIPRQRPVPPNGPGQSPRPSGRGARQGPRQDYLDAFGADEEDDVFTRARPTYAPPRRREHVPPAPDAVSRESAPVAADRGDGVPPAGDSVPAARGGKGRAFTGIAAAAVTTVLAVVVAGQVTEGRGDEAVRSQSATERAERGSADDATRGDDRPSPSVPPGVVTLTYAQKMSARYPLAAALKGSGKFDAIAGVAKAPGKGRKYTYRVDVEQGLGLDGELFAQAVQKTLNDDRSWAHGGARTFERIHSGKPDFVITLASPGTTAEWCAKSGLDTTEDNVSCDSAATERVMINAYRWAQGSPTFGDQMYAYRQMLINHEVGHRLGFGHVTCDKDGELAPVMQQQTKFLDHDGIHCLPNAWAFPGS, via the coding sequence GTGGGACGCCACAGCCGGCGTGGACCCGCGCCCAAGCGCGCGGGGGACGGCGCCCCCCGGGGCGCGTCACAGGGGGCCCCTCAGGGGAGCCCCGCAGGGCCCGCGCAGGGAGAGGTGCGCGGCGGCCGCACCCAGGCCCCGGCCCCGCCCCTGAGCCCCGACGGCACGCCCGCGCACGGCGTGCCCCGCTTCGCCGACGGCACGCCCGCCCGCGGGTTCCCGCAGGCCCGCGGCGGTCACCCGGAGCAGCGTGAGACCGGGGGCGGCTGGGGTGACTTGAGAGCGCGTCAGCCGGGTACCGGGCAGCCCGTGATACCGCGTCAGCGACCCGTGCCCCCGAACGGCCCCGGCCAGAGCCCCCGACCTTCCGGCCGAGGGGCACGGCAGGGGCCACGCCAGGACTACCTCGACGCCTTCGGCGCCGACGAGGAGGACGACGTCTTCACGCGCGCGAGACCGACGTACGCGCCGCCGCGCCGCCGGGAGCACGTCCCGCCCGCGCCCGACGCGGTCTCCCGCGAGAGCGCCCCGGTCGCCGCCGACCGGGGCGACGGTGTGCCGCCCGCCGGCGATTCCGTGCCCGCCGCCAGGGGCGGCAAGGGCCGGGCGTTCACCGGCATCGCGGCCGCCGCCGTCACCACCGTGCTGGCCGTCGTGGTGGCCGGACAGGTCACCGAGGGCCGGGGCGACGAGGCCGTCCGGTCGCAGTCCGCGACCGAGCGGGCCGAGCGGGGTTCCGCCGACGACGCCACACGCGGGGACGACCGGCCGAGCCCCTCGGTGCCTCCCGGCGTCGTCACCCTGACGTACGCGCAGAAGATGTCCGCCAGGTACCCCCTGGCCGCCGCCCTCAAGGGGTCGGGGAAGTTCGACGCGATCGCGGGCGTCGCCAAGGCGCCCGGCAAGGGCCGGAAGTACACCTACCGCGTCGACGTCGAGCAGGGGCTCGGGCTCGACGGCGAGCTCTTCGCCCAGGCCGTGCAGAAGACGCTCAACGACGACCGCAGCTGGGCCCACGGCGGCGCCCGCACCTTCGAGCGGATCCACTCGGGCAAGCCCGACTTCGTCATCACGCTCGCCAGCCCGGGCACCACCGCCGAGTGGTGCGCCAAGTCGGGGCTGGACACCACGGAGGACAACGTCTCCTGCGACTCGGCCGCCACCGAGCGCGTGATGATCAACGCCTACCGGTGGGCGCAGGGTTCGCCGACCTTCGGCGACCAGATGTACGCCTACCGGCAAATGCTGATCAACCACGAGGTCGGCCACCGGCTCGGCTTCGGCCATGTCACCTGCGACAAGGACGGCGAGCTCGCGCCGGTCATGCAGCAGCAGACGAAGTTCCTCGACCACGACGGGATCCACTGCCTGCCCAACGCCTGGGCCTTCCCCGGGAGCTGA
- a CDS encoding alpha/beta hydrolase: MPLPSCPRAAAVTATAVLFASLVAGCAQDARAGDLTEQKLSWKGCPAPSRSEGGGSAPSALPDGDPWECATMKAPLDWDDPEGDTIDIALIRARTSGDRSRRIGSLIFNFGGPGGSGVSALPAFGDEYATLRTRYDLVSFDPRGVGRSAGVRCENDQQLDAYFQQDATPDDAAERTALLDNTRKFNAACEKNSKKMLPRVRTTDAARDMDLMRQVLGDDRLHYFGISYGTELGGVYAHLFPKKVGRAVFDAVVDPTQTSEQGSLGQARGFQRALDNFAKDCTSKTRDCPVGDTAQDVEARIADLLDHLDAKPIPGIFPRVLTQSAATNGIAQALYSKDFWEYLTEGLEQAYDGDGQILMLLSDLMNGRSENGEYSNIAAANVSINCADDKPRYSTAYVEKKLPRFRAVSALFGDFMAWSMVGCTDWAVHGAADHPDVSAPGAAPILVVGNTGDPATPYEGARKMAEALGRGVGVELTYKGQGHGAYGAKSPCVQRAVDGYLLNGRTPAAGTVCS; encoded by the coding sequence ATGCCGCTCCCCTCCTGCCCGCGTGCCGCCGCCGTGACCGCCACCGCCGTGCTGTTCGCCTCGCTGGTGGCGGGCTGTGCGCAGGACGCGCGGGCCGGGGATCTGACGGAGCAGAAGCTGAGCTGGAAGGGCTGTCCCGCCCCGTCCCGGTCGGAGGGCGGCGGCAGCGCGCCGTCTGCGCTGCCGGACGGCGACCCGTGGGAGTGCGCCACGATGAAGGCCCCCCTCGACTGGGACGACCCCGAGGGCGACACGATCGACATCGCGCTGATCCGGGCCCGAACGAGCGGCGACCGGAGCCGGCGCATCGGCTCGCTGATCTTCAACTTCGGCGGGCCCGGCGGCTCGGGCGTCTCGGCCCTGCCCGCCTTCGGCGACGAGTACGCGACCCTGCGCACCCGATACGACCTGGTCAGCTTCGACCCGCGGGGGGTGGGCCGCAGTGCCGGTGTGCGGTGCGAGAACGACCAGCAGCTCGACGCGTACTTCCAGCAGGACGCCACCCCCGACGACGCCGCGGAGCGCACCGCGCTGCTGGACAACACCAGGAAGTTCAACGCGGCCTGCGAGAAGAACTCGAAGAAGATGCTGCCGCGGGTGCGGACCACCGACGCGGCCCGCGACATGGACCTGATGCGCCAGGTGCTCGGCGACGACCGGCTGCACTACTTCGGCATCTCCTACGGCACCGAACTGGGGGGCGTGTACGCCCATCTGTTCCCGAAGAAGGTGGGACGGGCGGTCTTCGACGCGGTCGTCGACCCGACCCAGACGTCCGAGCAGGGCTCGCTCGGGCAGGCCAGGGGTTTTCAGCGCGCGCTCGACAACTTCGCGAAGGACTGCACGTCGAAGACGCGGGACTGTCCCGTCGGAGACACCGCGCAGGACGTCGAGGCCCGCATCGCCGATCTCCTCGATCACCTCGACGCCAAGCCCATCCCGGGGATCTTCCCGCGCGTCCTGACGCAGAGCGCCGCGACCAACGGCATCGCGCAGGCGCTGTACTCGAAGGACTTCTGGGAGTACCTCACCGAGGGCCTGGAGCAGGCCTACGACGGCGACGGCCAGATTCTGATGCTGCTGTCCGACCTGATGAACGGCCGTAGCGAGAACGGCGAGTACAGCAACATCGCGGCCGCCAACGTCTCCATCAACTGCGCCGACGACAAGCCGCGTTACTCGACCGCCTACGTGGAGAAGAAGCTGCCGCGGTTCCGGGCGGTCTCCGCGCTGTTCGGCGACTTCATGGCCTGGTCGATGGTCGGCTGCACCGACTGGGCCGTGCACGGGGCCGCCGACCACCCGGACGTGAGCGCACCCGGGGCCGCGCCGATCCTCGTGGTGGGCAACACCGGCGACCCGGCGACCCCGTACGAAGGGGCGCGGAAAATGGCGGAGGCGCTGGGCCGGGGTGTCGGGGTCGAGCTGACGTACAAGGGACAGGGACACGGTGCCTACGGCGCCAAGAGCCCGTGTGTGCAGCGGGCGGTGGACGGCTACCTGCTGAACGGCAGGACCCCGGCCGCCGGGACGGTCTGTTCCTGA
- a CDS encoding IS1634 family transposase yields the protein MVERRLGALPASAEFLRRLDVARIVDELCPVRDVAHLTHGQVVEVLVANRLSAPAPLVRVGDWAREWAVEEVFGIEADLLNDDRIGRALDAIAPELEHIVGTVGASAIAEFGIDVSRLHWDMTSISLHGAYETPQEEFPQVKYGHPKDRRADLKQIQAGIAISADGGIPVFHRAYDGGAGEVSQVVGAMTALREVAAPREFLMIGDSKLVSYSNLLAMQEARVRFIAPAPAARIPDGLFAGLDTARARPVDYTAGRDAAKPPAQRGQYRVLEDTQTLAGPRKRDPAITVRRILVHSSANAQAQQAARIRRLDKAREELDKLQRACGGRHYATAQKVTARLGVITSKRRIGSCLVTSITVDESGRPALTWYYDQEVLAVEAAADGWYALLSTLGPAEADAAEVLIRYKGQPVIERRYSDFKGPLAVAPVFLHHNRRIAALITVICLALLVFCLIERQVRQALGGDQTMRGLYPDNRALRPTGRLILYHLADLRIRAGTATDPPTILITRAVQAHLLELLGIDETRPRWLDTSNPMCEIRV from the coding sequence GTGGTGGAGAGACGTCTGGGCGCTCTGCCTGCCTCTGCCGAGTTTCTGCGCCGGCTGGACGTGGCCCGGATCGTCGACGAGCTGTGCCCGGTGCGCGATGTCGCGCATCTGACCCACGGGCAGGTCGTCGAGGTCCTGGTCGCCAACCGGCTGTCTGCGCCCGCGCCACTGGTGCGGGTCGGCGACTGGGCACGTGAGTGGGCGGTGGAGGAGGTCTTCGGAATCGAGGCGGACCTGCTCAACGACGACCGTATCGGCCGCGCCCTGGACGCCATCGCGCCCGAGCTGGAACACATCGTCGGCACGGTCGGTGCGAGCGCGATCGCCGAGTTCGGCATTGATGTCTCGCGCCTGCACTGGGACATGACCAGCATCTCCCTGCACGGCGCCTACGAGACCCCGCAGGAGGAGTTCCCGCAGGTCAAGTACGGTCATCCCAAAGACCGCCGGGCTGATCTCAAGCAGATCCAGGCCGGGATCGCGATCTCTGCGGACGGCGGCATTCCCGTCTTCCACCGTGCCTACGACGGTGGGGCCGGCGAGGTCTCCCAGGTCGTCGGGGCGATGACGGCCCTGCGCGAGGTGGCCGCACCCCGCGAGTTCTTGATGATCGGCGACTCGAAGCTGGTCTCCTACTCCAACCTCCTGGCCATGCAGGAAGCCCGAGTGAGGTTCATCGCCCCGGCGCCTGCGGCCAGGATTCCCGATGGCCTGTTCGCCGGTCTCGACACGGCCCGGGCCCGCCCGGTCGACTACACCGCCGGACGAGACGCGGCAAAGCCACCCGCTCAGCGTGGCCAGTACCGCGTGCTGGAGGACACCCAGACCCTGGCTGGTCCGCGCAAGCGCGACCCGGCCATCACCGTGCGCCGGATTCTGGTCCACTCCAGCGCCAATGCCCAGGCCCAGCAGGCCGCCCGCATCCGACGCCTGGACAAGGCCCGTGAGGAACTGGACAAACTCCAGCGTGCCTGCGGCGGCCGGCACTACGCCACCGCCCAGAAGGTCACCGCCCGGCTCGGCGTGATCACCAGCAAACGCCGCATCGGCTCCTGCCTGGTCACCTCCATCACCGTCGATGAGAGCGGACGACCTGCCCTGACCTGGTACTACGACCAAGAAGTCCTGGCCGTCGAAGCCGCCGCGGACGGCTGGTACGCGCTGCTGAGCACCCTCGGTCCCGCAGAGGCCGACGCCGCCGAGGTCCTCATCCGCTACAAAGGCCAGCCGGTGATCGAGCGCCGCTACAGCGACTTCAAGGGCCCGCTCGCCGTGGCCCCGGTCTTCCTGCACCACAACCGGCGCATCGCCGCCCTGATCACCGTGATCTGCCTGGCCCTGCTGGTGTTCTGCCTCATCGAACGCCAGGTCCGCCAAGCCCTGGGCGGCGACCAGACCATGCGCGGGCTCTACCCCGACAACCGGGCCCTGCGCCCGACCGGACGCCTGATCCTCTACCACCTCGCCGACCTCCGGATCCGGGCCGGAACCGCCACCGACCCGCCAACCATCCTGATCACACGCGCCGTTCAAGCCCACCTGCTCGAACTACTCGGCATCGACGAAACCCGCCCACGCTGGCTGGACACCTCAAACCCCATGTGCGAAATCCGGGTCTAG
- a CDS encoding spherulation-specific family 4 protein → MSYLTGTPAGSAHPGITDVRTGLGVPGLAHPLVAPGEWGELARPGRPLHWVALDVSDGPGSRPDPSCLESAGRLRNAGVRVLGRIDALYGARAFAEVISEAQRYLDWYQVDGFLLERSPADRGTLPALRRTAGALRTLHDAPHVVLDHGVHPHPGYVELADQLVTFSGPWSDYRWSQVAEWTAEHPPERFCHFVHGVPRGHLDEALRIARWQGAATIWFTDGTERGGARDPWETMPGYWDDIVSRIGTGVSE, encoded by the coding sequence ATGTCGTATCTGACCGGAACCCCGGCGGGCAGTGCGCACCCCGGCATCACCGACGTCCGCACCGGGCTCGGCGTCCCGGGCCTCGCGCATCCCCTGGTCGCCCCCGGCGAGTGGGGCGAACTCGCCCGGCCCGGCAGACCTCTGCACTGGGTCGCCCTGGACGTCTCCGACGGCCCCGGCTCGCGCCCCGACCCGAGCTGCCTGGAATCCGCGGGCCGGCTGCGCAACGCGGGCGTCCGGGTCCTCGGACGCATCGACGCGCTGTACGGGGCCCGCGCCTTCGCCGAGGTGATCTCCGAAGCGCAGCGCTACCTCGACTGGTACCAGGTCGACGGCTTCCTCCTGGAGCGCTCCCCGGCGGACCGCGGCACGCTGCCCGCACTGCGCCGCACGGCAGGCGCCCTGCGCACGCTCCACGACGCACCCCATGTCGTCCTCGACCACGGCGTCCACCCGCACCCCGGCTACGTCGAGCTCGCCGACCAACTGGTCACCTTCTCCGGTCCCTGGAGCGACTACCGCTGGTCGCAGGTGGCCGAGTGGACGGCGGAGCATCCGCCGGAGCGCTTCTGCCACTTCGTGCACGGCGTGCCGCGTGGGCATCTCGACGAGGCGCTGCGCATCGCCCGCTGGCAGGGCGCCGCGACGATCTGGTTCACGGACGGCACCGAACGCGGCGGCGCGCGCGACCCCTGGGAGACCATGCCCGGCTACTGGGACGACATCGTCTCGCGGATCGGAACAGGTGTCTCGGAATGA
- a CDS encoding alpha/beta hydrolase, whose protein sequence is MARFARWTAWGAAVALLAAGCGGGASGDGAGDRGGTTDARPPAGSASATPSAVLPAALTGQTLAWGRCGATADSSAPGDDWRCATLKAPLDWSKPGGRTIDLALVRARSRAGSGDRIGSLLFDFGGPGASGVSMLPSYGSTVSSLRDRYDLVSWDPRGVGASEGVRCRSDKDIQAAESLDATPDTPAEEQAFFQDATAFGEGCRKAAGTLLAHVSTTDTARDMDLMRQVLGDRKMHYFGMSYGTELGGVYAHLFPQNVGRLTLDAVVDPSADAVGHAQNQARGFQRALADYLASTGQDPEKGSMRIAALLDRLDTHPLPGSDGRELTQALAVIGIVLPLYSEAGWPRLTSALEAAQAGDGSALLGLADRYNERDSSGRYGTTVHSQRVISCLDDRQRPTAQETKLLVPRFEKISPVFGDFLAWDTAGWCHDWPVAGQYDTPEVSAAGAAPILLVGTTGDPATPYEGARKMADELGKGVGVLLTWKGEGHIAYGSGSSCVDSTVDDYLLKGVVPRDGTVCS, encoded by the coding sequence ATGGCGCGATTCGCACGGTGGACGGCGTGGGGAGCCGCCGTCGCACTGCTGGCTGCGGGCTGCGGCGGCGGCGCGTCGGGCGACGGGGCGGGCGACAGGGGCGGTACGACCGACGCCCGCCCCCCGGCCGGCTCCGCGTCGGCCACCCCGTCGGCAGTCCTGCCCGCCGCACTGACCGGGCAGACACTCGCCTGGGGCCGGTGCGGGGCGACCGCGGACTCATCGGCGCCGGGCGACGACTGGCGGTGCGCCACGCTGAAAGCGCCACTGGACTGGTCGAAGCCCGGCGGCCGTACGATCGATCTCGCCCTCGTGCGCGCCAGGTCCCGCGCCGGGAGCGGCGACCGCATCGGTTCGCTCCTGTTCGACTTCGGCGGCCCCGGCGCCTCTGGGGTGTCCATGCTCCCCTCCTACGGCTCGACGGTCTCCTCGCTCCGCGACCGCTACGACCTGGTGAGCTGGGACCCACGCGGGGTGGGCGCGAGCGAGGGCGTCCGCTGCCGCAGCGACAAGGACATCCAGGCCGCCGAGTCCCTCGACGCCACCCCTGACACCCCGGCCGAGGAGCAGGCGTTCTTTCAGGACGCCACCGCCTTCGGCGAGGGATGCCGGAAGGCCGCGGGCACACTGCTGGCCCATGTGTCGACCACCGACACCGCCCGCGACATGGACCTGATGCGCCAGGTGCTCGGCGACCGCAAAATGCACTACTTCGGCATGTCGTACGGCACCGAACTGGGCGGCGTGTACGCCCACTTGTTCCCGCAGAACGTCGGCAGGCTCACCCTCGACGCGGTCGTCGACCCGAGCGCCGACGCGGTCGGCCACGCCCAGAACCAGGCACGCGGCTTCCAGCGGGCGCTGGCGGACTACCTCGCGTCGACCGGCCAGGACCCCGAGAAGGGCAGCATGAGGATCGCGGCCCTGCTGGACCGGCTGGACACCCACCCGCTGCCCGGGTCGGACGGGCGGGAGCTGACGCAGGCGCTCGCGGTCATCGGCATCGTCCTGCCGTTGTACAGCGAGGCGGGCTGGCCGAGGCTGACCAGCGCTCTGGAAGCCGCGCAGGCCGGGGACGGCTCCGCGTTGCTGGGGCTCGCCGACCGCTACAACGAGCGGGACTCCTCGGGGCGCTACGGCACCACGGTCCACTCCCAACGGGTCATATCGTGCTTGGACGACCGGCAGCGGCCGACCGCGCAGGAGACGAAGCTGCTGGTGCCGCGGTTCGAGAAGATCTCGCCCGTGTTCGGGGACTTCCTCGCCTGGGACACGGCCGGCTGGTGCCACGACTGGCCGGTGGCGGGGCAGTACGACACGCCGGAGGTGAGCGCGGCGGGCGCGGCGCCGATCCTGCTGGTCGGCACCACCGGGGACCCGGCGACGCCCTACGAGGGTGCGCGGAAGATGGCCGACGAGCTCGGCAAGGGCGTCGGTGTGCTGCTCACCTGGAAGGGCGAGGGGCACATCGCGTACGGGAGCGGGAGCTCGTGCGTCGACTCGACGGTGGACGACTACCTGCTGAAGGGAGTGGTCCCGCGGGACGGCACGGTCTGCTCATGA
- the moeZ gene encoding adenylyltransferase/sulfurtransferase MoeZ encodes MSLPPLVEPAPELTVDEVRRYSRHLIIPDVGMDGQKRLKNAKVLCVGAGGLGSPALMYLAAAGVGTLGIVEFDEVDESNLQRQIIHSQADIGRSKAESARDSVLGINPYVNVVLHEERLEAENVMDIFSQYDLIVDGTDNFATRYLVNDACVLLNKPYVWGSIYRFDGQASVFWSEHGPCYRCLYPEPPPPGMVPSCAEGGVLGVLCASIGSIQVNEAIKLLAGIGEPLVGRLMIYDALEMQYRQVKVRKDPDCAVCGENPTVTELIDYEAFCGVVSEEAQQAAAGSTITPKQLKEWIDDGESIEIIDVREPNEYEIVSIPGAKLIPKNEFLMGTALEGLPQDRKIVLHCKTGVRSAEVLAVLKSAGFSDAVHVGGGVIGWVHQIEPSKPVY; translated from the coding sequence GTGTCGCTGCCACCCCTGGTCGAGCCGGCCCCCGAGCTCACCGTAGACGAGGTCCGCAGGTACTCCCGCCACCTGATCATCCCCGACGTGGGGATGGACGGGCAGAAGCGGCTGAAGAACGCCAAGGTGCTCTGTGTGGGCGCCGGCGGCCTGGGCTCGCCGGCGTTGATGTACCTGGCCGCCGCAGGCGTGGGCACGCTCGGCATCGTGGAGTTCGACGAGGTCGACGAGTCGAACCTGCAGCGGCAGATCATCCACAGCCAGGCCGACATCGGCCGCTCCAAGGCCGAGTCCGCCCGTGACTCCGTCCTCGGCATCAACCCGTACGTCAACGTGGTCCTTCACGAAGAGCGGCTCGAGGCCGAGAACGTGATGGACATCTTCAGCCAGTACGACCTGATCGTCGACGGCACCGACAACTTCGCGACCCGTTACCTGGTCAACGACGCGTGCGTGCTGCTGAACAAGCCGTACGTGTGGGGCTCCATCTACCGCTTCGACGGCCAGGCGTCCGTCTTCTGGTCCGAGCACGGTCCCTGCTACCGCTGCCTGTACCCGGAGCCCCCGCCGCCGGGTATGGTCCCCTCCTGCGCCGAGGGCGGCGTGCTGGGCGTGCTGTGCGCGTCCATCGGGTCGATCCAGGTCAACGAGGCGATCAAGCTGCTCGCGGGCATCGGCGAGCCGCTGGTCGGACGCCTGATGATCTACGACGCCCTGGAGATGCAGTACCGCCAGGTCAAGGTCCGCAAGGACCCCGACTGCGCGGTCTGCGGCGAGAACCCGACGGTCACCGAGCTCATCGACTACGAGGCCTTCTGCGGCGTCGTCTCCGAGGAGGCCCAGCAGGCGGCGGCCGGCTCGACGATCACTCCCAAGCAGCTCAAGGAGTGGATCGACGACGGTGAGAGCATCGAGATCATCGACGTCCGCGAGCCGAACGAGTACGAGATCGTCTCCATCCCGGGCGCCAAGCTGATCCCGAAGAACGAGTTCCTGATGGGCACCGCCCTGGAGGGTCTGCCGCAGGACAGGAAGATCGTCTTGCACTGCAAGACGGGTGTCCGCAGTGCGGAAGTCCTCGCTGTGCTGAAGTCCGCGGGCTTCTCCGATGCCGTACACGTCGGCGGCGGCGTGATCGGCTGGGTCCACCAGATCGAACCGAGCAAGCCGGTCTACTGA